Proteins co-encoded in one Chitinophagales bacterium genomic window:
- a CDS encoding CHAT domain-containing tetratricopeptide repeat protein, protein MKNKQTVLEEAVQYLAKAEEWNVKGNRTETLRLSKQAVEVSEMAEDWSIYGRAMNLVVEGYLSQGREEDAIEWIGRLEHVFSDLEEMNGNYAYLYASRAKLMKFRGDTDAILDSYHKIVRLLSAVLHPDLFLLSEAYTQIGSFYLEQNDTQQALLYLQKSLSIVLPEDDSRSIHHFLAYAHLARYYGVQGAYNKAIDYQEKTLHFVLKHYPEGHKMILVSYIRIGAIYILQSSTTKAEGDYQKAIYYFNRVLESHDPQLEPVALAAAYQNLGYVYLMQKKYWEAMPYLTKALEMYGSFFGAKHPYMGQMHNNIGNVYLGQKEYESAKQSFQNALDSLYPDIHIRQDCFLQPPLGRSTNLFQAIKALKGKGETFFSSFVSSAGTLKELEFSIETYSLACLLFDQARTSYDFDESKFSLGQMIESIYLFEGGLETALKAEEEFLTISGKGGGEWAFYFCEKAKANVLMNALQDNWAKALVNISADLLQKEKELKTSLTQLDKNIQKLSLKQEKTPFSESELLQLQSWQAQFFETHHRYVQLKDELEQDYPDYFQLKYDTQTVEIAALQKVLAENQVLLNYFIARDYIYIFVITPDDFEIVQEIKPDDFEGLVTQFLAAIRNHESAQYVSTAAELYRLLLQSVEDYFVNPFDVEEDTLKHLVIVPNDVLCYIPFEALLKADSHYSKRVGLSFEEQEKEVSLDYASLDYLLKYVAVSYHYSASLFYFQHQQQARRSRKRYVGHFAGFAPVYQPKDRAAIVTNGTSNATFPSFSVVEKTVPPNMAWAIPSEAFSSDGNFAPLPYSELEVKNIAALFAAKGFISETYLHKAATKEQFERVSNGFKYLLVAAHGLVNDEQTSLSGLVFHPNLTLSGDTNFSVSDRILSMEEIYHLDLQADLVVLSSCDSGIGKLVKGEGMIAVNRGFLYSGANHIISTLFKVYDKPSSILTQYLFEEILKGANYTLAIRMAKLRLLEMKEVDVKSWCGFVLIGG, encoded by the coding sequence ATGAAAAACAAACAAACTGTTTTGGAAGAAGCAGTTCAATACTTGGCAAAAGCTGAGGAATGGAATGTGAAAGGTAATAGAACAGAAACGTTGCGCTTGTCAAAACAAGCAGTTGAAGTGTCTGAAATGGCTGAAGATTGGTCTATTTATGGAAGGGCGATGAATTTGGTTGTTGAGGGTTATCTTTCTCAGGGTAGGGAGGAGGATGCTATAGAATGGATAGGGAGATTAGAGCATGTATTTTCCGATTTGGAGGAAATGAACGGGAATTATGCTTATCTCTACGCCAGTCGTGCTAAACTCATGAAATTTAGAGGTGATACGGATGCCATTCTCGACAGCTATCATAAAATAGTCAGACTTCTTTCGGCCGTTCTTCACCCCGATCTATTTTTGTTGTCTGAGGCATATACTCAGATAGGAAGCTTTTATCTAGAACAGAATGACACCCAACAGGCGCTGCTCTATTTACAAAAATCTCTTTCGATTGTTCTTCCTGAAGATGACTCCAGAAGTATTCACCATTTTTTGGCTTATGCTCATTTGGCACGTTATTATGGGGTTCAAGGGGCTTATAATAAGGCGATTGATTATCAAGAAAAAACATTGCATTTTGTGTTGAAGCACTATCCTGAAGGGCATAAAATGATATTGGTAAGTTACATTAGGATAGGGGCTATTTATATCCTTCAATCATCTACAACCAAAGCAGAAGGAGATTATCAAAAAGCTATTTATTATTTCAATAGGGTGTTGGAATCTCATGACCCCCAATTAGAGCCTGTTGCTTTGGCTGCTGCGTATCAAAATTTGGGCTACGTGTATTTAATGCAGAAAAAGTATTGGGAGGCAATGCCTTATTTAACCAAAGCACTTGAAATGTATGGTTCTTTTTTTGGTGCAAAACATCCATATATGGGTCAGATGCACAACAATATTGGCAATGTGTATTTAGGACAAAAAGAATATGAATCGGCTAAACAGTCATTTCAAAATGCTTTGGATAGCTTGTACCCAGATATTCATATTCGTCAGGATTGTTTTTTGCAGCCACCCCTTGGTCGTTCCACCAATTTATTCCAAGCCATTAAAGCACTAAAAGGAAAAGGAGAGACATTTTTCAGCTCATTTGTTTCATCTGCAGGCACCCTAAAGGAGTTGGAATTTTCTATTGAAACGTATTCTTTGGCTTGTTTGCTATTCGATCAGGCTCGTACAAGTTACGATTTTGATGAAAGTAAATTTTCTTTGGGGCAAATGATTGAGAGTATCTACTTGTTTGAAGGAGGTTTGGAAACAGCATTGAAGGCAGAGGAAGAATTTTTGACAATAAGTGGAAAAGGAGGAGGTGAATGGGCATTTTATTTTTGTGAAAAGGCAAAAGCGAATGTACTGATGAATGCCTTACAGGATAACTGGGCAAAAGCGTTGGTAAATATTTCTGCTGATTTACTGCAAAAAGAAAAAGAACTCAAAACAAGCTTGACCCAATTGGATAAAAATATACAAAAGTTGAGCTTGAAACAGGAGAAAACTCCATTTTCGGAATCAGAACTATTACAACTGCAATCTTGGCAAGCCCAGTTTTTTGAGACTCATCATAGATACGTTCAACTAAAAGACGAATTGGAGCAGGACTATCCTGACTATTTCCAATTGAAGTACGATACCCAAACAGTGGAAATTGCTGCATTGCAGAAGGTTTTGGCGGAGAATCAAGTTTTGTTGAATTACTTTATTGCCAGAGATTACATTTATATTTTTGTGATCACCCCAGATGATTTTGAAATAGTGCAAGAGATTAAACCAGATGACTTTGAAGGTTTGGTGACGCAGTTTTTGGCTGCCATAAGAAACCATGAATCTGCTCAATATGTCTCGACTGCTGCTGAGTTGTACCGTTTGTTGCTGCAATCGGTGGAAGATTATTTTGTCAATCCCTTTGATGTAGAAGAAGATACGCTGAAACATTTGGTGATTGTACCCAATGATGTGTTGTGTTATATCCCTTTTGAAGCCTTGTTGAAGGCGGATTCACACTACTCAAAGCGTGTCGGACTTTCTTTTGAAGAACAAGAGAAAGAGGTGAGTTTAGACTATGCTTCATTGGACTACTTATTGAAGTATGTAGCGGTTTCTTATCACTATTCAGCTAGCTTATTCTATTTTCAACACCAACAACAAGCAAGAAGATCTAGAAAAAGGTATGTAGGGCATTTTGCTGGTTTTGCACCTGTTTATCAACCGAAAGATAGGGCTGCAATTGTTACAAATGGCACTTCGAATGCAACTTTTCCTTCTTTTTCTGTTGTAGAAAAAACAGTACCTCCCAATATGGCTTGGGCAATTCCATCAGAGGCATTCTCCAGCGATGGCAACTTTGCCCCTCTTCCATATTCAGAGCTAGAGGTAAAGAATATTGCGGCTTTGTTTGCTGCAAAAGGATTTATTTCGGAAACGTATTTGCACAAGGCAGCAACGAAGGAACAGTTTGAAAGGGTGTCGAATGGGTTTAAATATCTTTTGGTGGCGGCGCATGGTTTGGTGAATGACGAGCAAACTTCCTTGTCGGGTTTGGTATTTCATCCGAACTTGACTCTGTCTGGTGATACAAATTTTTCTGTTTCTGACAGAATCCTTTCAATGGAAGAAATATACCATCTTGATCTACAGGCAGATTTGGTGGTTTTGAGTAGTTGTGACAGTGGCATCGGAAAGTTGGTGAAAGGAGAAGGTATGATAGCAGTCAATCGGGGTTTTTTATATTCAGGAGCTAACCATATCATCTCGACTTTGTTTAAGGTGTACGACAAGCCAAGTAGTATATTGACCCAATACTTGTTTGAAGAAATATTGAAGGGAGCAAACTACACCCTCGCCATTCGAATGGCAAAATTACGTTTGTTGGAAATGAAGGAGGTAGATGTAAAAAGTTGGTGTGGTTTTGTGTTAATTGGAGGGTGA
- a CDS encoding CHAT domain-containing tetratricopeptide repeat protein has translation MSLPPQKTASTSLELAEKYLEEGEMLHEQEQYDASLEVLEKAKDIYLQLEQTKDPQLAKTLHLIGVGYYFKGDYKSAISYEEEAFAIQMEVLDPQDEATLTTAIDLASMYATIDQYEQALSYFDKVIELQPTLIDVPSPQGNYLHINLGVLYARMGDFGRAIPYFQKALQIAEHLGLEGDSISTSYNWLGICYCRTTEGNKAIETFQKVIDYNLAQGREYSERTAGPYYHLGEEYTKLGQYEEAIVHFKKALHIQTTLYGERSDGAAFSYKGLGEAYISLKEFEQAEEYLQKALAIRLEGMGAQGSYLADNYVPLIYLKYKNKDYIKSLQYAQKALYVLAANCSQEDIYDYPPLEKLRHTLGIKLLSYKAKAFHALFLAESDPKNLKAALENAQLSIDLLEQLRNSYRSDDSKLVLPKRHHGSYGIGMTVTHTAWEQTHQKEMLEQAFGFAEKAKAALLLASMQEGMAKATSLIPADLLQKEKALRTQLSQIEQALQQKEAQKEELGKETEIRALQVEYLTYQKSYLQLMDQLEADFPDYYQLKYQNQTVSIVQVQELLQLGELLIQYSLYEETLFIFAIDKHSISFKKIGRPEGLEKTMEAFEKTIFLGDQEEYCRLAGQLYAALLTPIEATLKGKHKLLIVTDGILQRLSFDALIPPLETSIEGFTQLPYLLKSFDIQYHYSATLLWYFHERKPQGLVDLKENFLGLAPIRFGQTETANAGYILKSDVKGKKGRKLILKSGENEQEVLQDLAETETEVKTVYELFEEQEQEAIALFYEMASKENLLQHIEQYKYVLLSTHGFSNSEHSALSGLNLYTNDSADKAASDEDKLYISDIMNLQLSAELVVLSSCESGVGKLQQGEGMMALHRAFLYAGVRNIVYSLFKVPQDSTSQLVQSLFGHVLAGDAYATALRKAKLELIENEAIEPMDWAGFALIGI, from the coding sequence ATGTCTTTGCCTCCCCAAAAAACAGCTTCTACATCCTTAGAACTTGCTGAAAAATACCTCGAAGAAGGGGAAATGCTACACGAACAAGAGCAATACGATGCCTCATTGGAAGTCTTGGAAAAAGCAAAAGACATTTATCTGCAATTGGAACAAACCAAAGACCCACAATTGGCAAAAACGCTTCATTTAATAGGTGTGGGCTATTACTTCAAAGGAGATTACAAATCGGCGATTTCTTATGAGGAAGAAGCCTTTGCTATTCAAATGGAAGTACTGGATCCACAGGATGAAGCAACACTCACCACAGCTATAGATTTGGCGAGCATGTATGCGACTATCGATCAGTACGAACAGGCATTGAGCTACTTTGACAAAGTCATCGAACTCCAACCCACATTGATAGATGTTCCCTCACCACAAGGGAATTATTTGCACATCAATTTAGGCGTTTTGTATGCACGTATGGGAGATTTTGGACGTGCGATTCCCTATTTTCAAAAAGCACTACAAATTGCCGAACACTTAGGACTTGAAGGGGATAGTATCAGCACATCCTATAACTGGCTGGGAATCTGTTATTGTCGAACTACAGAAGGGAACAAGGCAATTGAGACCTTTCAAAAGGTCATTGATTACAACCTTGCACAAGGTAGGGAGTACAGCGAACGTACAGCAGGCCCCTATTACCACTTAGGAGAGGAATATACCAAGTTAGGGCAATATGAAGAGGCCATCGTTCACTTCAAAAAAGCACTCCATATCCAAACAACATTGTATGGAGAAAGATCCGATGGTGCCGCCTTTAGCTACAAAGGTTTGGGGGAAGCCTACATTTCGCTAAAAGAGTTTGAACAAGCTGAAGAATACCTACAAAAAGCATTGGCTATTCGATTAGAGGGTATGGGGGCTCAAGGTTCTTACTTGGCAGACAACTATGTTCCTTTGATTTATCTAAAGTATAAAAATAAAGATTATATAAAATCCCTTCAATATGCACAGAAAGCCTTGTATGTGCTTGCCGCAAATTGCAGTCAGGAAGATATTTACGATTATCCCCCTTTAGAAAAACTGCGACATACTTTGGGAATTAAGTTGTTGTCTTACAAAGCCAAGGCTTTTCACGCACTTTTTTTAGCAGAGAGCGACCCCAAAAACCTGAAAGCAGCCTTAGAAAATGCCCAACTGTCTATTGATTTATTGGAGCAATTGCGGAATAGCTACCGTTCGGATGACAGCAAATTGGTTTTACCCAAAAGGCACCACGGTAGCTATGGAATCGGAATGACGGTCACGCATACGGCTTGGGAGCAAACACACCAAAAAGAGATGCTCGAACAAGCCTTTGGTTTTGCAGAAAAAGCCAAGGCTGCCCTGTTGTTGGCTTCAATGCAGGAAGGAATGGCAAAAGCTACATCTCTTATTCCTGCTGATCTACTGCAAAAGGAGAAAGCACTGAGAACCCAATTGAGCCAAATCGAACAGGCACTTCAACAGAAAGAAGCACAAAAGGAAGAGCTTGGTAAAGAAACGGAAATACGCGCACTGCAAGTTGAATACTTAACATACCAGAAAAGCTACCTTCAATTGATGGATCAATTGGAAGCAGACTTCCCTGATTACTACCAACTCAAATACCAAAACCAAACCGTTTCTATTGTTCAGGTTCAAGAACTGCTGCAATTGGGTGAATTGCTGATACAATACAGTTTATATGAGGAAACACTATTTATTTTTGCGATTGACAAACACAGCATTTCCTTCAAAAAAATAGGTCGTCCCGAAGGTTTGGAAAAGACGATGGAAGCTTTTGAAAAAACCATATTTTTGGGTGACCAAGAGGAATATTGCAGATTGGCAGGGCAGTTGTATGCAGCATTGTTGACACCGATTGAAGCTACACTGAAGGGCAAACACAAATTGTTGATTGTTACCGATGGCATTTTACAGCGTTTGTCTTTTGATGCCTTGATTCCACCATTAGAAACTTCCATAGAAGGCTTTACACAACTACCATATCTACTCAAATCCTTTGATATTCAATACCATTATTCGGCTACCTTGCTGTGGTACTTCCATGAGCGAAAACCACAAGGATTGGTGGATTTGAAGGAAAATTTCTTGGGCTTGGCTCCCATAAGATTTGGTCAAACGGAAACGGCAAACGCTGGATATATCCTCAAAAGTGATGTAAAGGGCAAAAAAGGTAGAAAGTTGATTTTGAAGTCTGGGGAGAATGAACAGGAGGTTTTACAGGATTTGGCAGAAACCGAAACTGAGGTCAAAACAGTCTATGAGCTTTTTGAGGAACAGGAGCAAGAAGCCATTGCCCTTTTTTATGAGATGGCTTCCAAAGAAAACCTTTTGCAGCACATCGAACAGTACAAATATGTCTTACTTTCTACGCATGGTTTCTCCAATAGCGAACATTCGGCTTTGTCGGGTCTGAATTTATACACGAATGATTCTGCGGACAAGGCAGCTTCGGACGAAGACAAACTCTATATTTCCGACATCATGAACCTCCAACTCTCTGCCGAATTGGTGGTGTTGAGTAGCTGCGAAAGTGGGGTCGGCAAATTGCAGCAAGGAGAAGGGATGATGGCACTGCATCGGGCATTTTTGTATGCGGGTGTTCGCAATATTGTGTATTCACTCTTCAAAGTACCTCAAGATTCTACAAGTCAGTTGGTGCAGAGTTTGTTTGGTCATGTTTTGGCGGGAGATGCTTATGCAACTGCGCTCCGCAAGGCGAAATTGGAATTGATAGAAAATGAGGCGATAGAACCTATGGATTGGGCGGGCTTTGCGTTGATTGGTATATAA
- a CDS encoding Crp/Fnr family transcriptional regulator, producing MNPIEQIKHKMDAAGLWHKEVELGRGEYLKVGGSTDTHLYYVLSGSLRIYFEDEFEEQTIRLAYRGNFIAALDSFISGQPSDFYIQALKKTKLKVLTKTAYLEWIHQDEANLQLWHQSMLQLIYEQLEREKDILTFSPLKRYQRVLKRSPQLFQEIPHKYIASYLRMTPETLSRIKKS from the coding sequence ATGAATCCTATCGAACAAATAAAGCATAAAATGGATGCGGCTGGCTTATGGCACAAGGAAGTGGAATTGGGGAGGGGCGAATACCTCAAAGTTGGCGGCAGCACAGATACCCATTTGTACTATGTGTTGAGCGGCAGCTTGCGAATTTATTTTGAAGATGAATTTGAAGAACAGACCATTCGATTGGCGTATCGAGGTAATTTTATTGCAGCTTTGGATTCCTTCATTTCTGGTCAGCCTTCCGATTTCTACATACAAGCATTGAAAAAAACGAAGCTCAAGGTGCTAACCAAAACGGCTTATTTGGAATGGATTCACCAGGATGAGGCCAATCTGCAATTGTGGCACCAAAGTATGCTGCAACTGATTTACGAACAGTTGGAACGAGAAAAAGACATTCTCACTTTTTCGCCCCTCAAAAGATATCAAAGAGTCTTGAAACGTAGTCCTCAATTGTTTCAAGAGATTCCACACAAATACATTGCTTCCTACCTCCGAATGACTCCCGAAACCTTGTCGAGAATCAAAAAATCTTGA
- a CDS encoding sigma-70 family RNA polymerase sigma factor, with amino-acid sequence MNSASELERGKNEWLAEVLRGNSKVVEILYRVYRDEFVQWLKFQTNCTENEALDIFQDSVLALYKNILSRKLTHFEHTIKWYLFGIGKKMYLRNSRNQKLQIFTMENVPDIGELISIPSLRDDARDQQEAFILEVLQRTKEPCFTILYLFYYEKQKISAIAQKLGYKNANIASIQKIRCLKALQKVVLKKFGKKGSD; translated from the coding sequence ATGAATAGTGCATCTGAATTGGAGAGGGGTAAGAATGAGTGGTTGGCTGAAGTTCTACGAGGCAACTCCAAAGTGGTGGAAATCTTATACCGAGTATATAGAGATGAATTTGTACAATGGTTGAAATTTCAGACCAACTGTACAGAGAATGAAGCGCTCGATATTTTTCAGGACAGTGTATTGGCATTGTACAAGAATATCCTATCTCGTAAATTAACTCATTTTGAGCACACCATCAAATGGTATTTATTCGGCATTGGTAAAAAAATGTATTTGAGAAATAGTCGTAATCAAAAACTACAAATTTTTACCATGGAAAATGTTCCTGATATTGGCGAACTGATTTCTATACCAAGCCTAAGAGACGATGCAAGAGATCAACAAGAGGCATTTATTTTGGAAGTACTTCAAAGAACCAAAGAACCTTGTTTTACCATTTTGTATCTTTTTTACTACGAAAAACAAAAAATCAGTGCGATTGCTCAAAAACTTGGCTACAAAAATGCCAATATTGCCAGTATTCAAAAAATACGCTGCTTGAAAGCCCTTCAAAAAGTGGTTTTGAAAAAGTTTGGGAAAAAAGGAAGTGATTGA
- a CDS encoding DinB family protein, with amino-acid sequence MKLSNEVLIEDLMDRTKEVMNQATLFLQMKISDLNWKASETEWSILECIEHLNRYGDFYIPEITQRIAATTKRTSNLVFKSGLLGNYFANSLLPKEKLNKMKTFKEMNPVGSHLDKSTLEKFIAQQKQLLDLLHQARNIDLNKTKTSISISKLIRLKLGDTFRVVIYHNQRHIVQANRNQKLLDKGKREIA; translated from the coding sequence ATGAAATTGTCAAACGAAGTTCTCATTGAAGATTTGATGGACAGAACCAAAGAGGTAATGAATCAAGCAACCCTTTTTCTGCAAATGAAAATATCGGATTTGAACTGGAAAGCATCCGAAACAGAATGGAGTATTTTGGAGTGCATAGAGCATCTAAACCGCTATGGAGATTTTTACATCCCCGAAATCACGCAGCGCATAGCGGCAACAACCAAACGAACCAGCAATTTGGTCTTCAAAAGTGGACTTTTGGGTAATTACTTCGCCAACAGTCTTTTGCCCAAAGAAAAACTCAACAAAATGAAAACCTTCAAGGAAATGAACCCCGTAGGAAGTCACTTAGACAAATCTACTTTGGAGAAATTCATCGCCCAACAAAAACAACTCCTCGATCTCCTTCATCAAGCCAGAAACATTGACCTAAACAAAACAAAAACATCCATCAGCATTTCTAAACTGATTCGATTGAAATTGGGTGATACTTTTAGAGTTGTTATATACCATAATCAAAGGCACATCGTTCAGGCGAATAGAAACCAAAAATTACTGGATAAAGGAAAACGAGAAATAGCATAA